In the Diorhabda sublineata isolate icDioSubl1.1 chromosome 10, icDioSubl1.1, whole genome shotgun sequence genome, CATGTCGGCTAGTACAGCAAAATATTCCAACAACGGTGAACTGTTTGCTTCTGTAAGTCTTGGCAAAGAACTTTCGGAAGATACATCAGAAGGTCGATTGATTCTTATGCATTGCAACAGCGTTTATTTATGCCTTACCCAAGAAATTCAACACAAACGAAGAGTCTATGAAGCTTGGATCGaagataaaggaaaaaatacgatttatttAAGGCTGAGTGCCAATACAGTCAAAGAATTGTGTTTAACACCTGAATCTGATGTCGAAGTCGATATACAATTTCAGTTGAATAGAATACCATATTGTGAATGGCATTACACTTTGGATAagatgaataatttcaaaatgatatttccAGAAACTTATTTAGAACCTAGTATACCATGgtcagtaaataaaatttttaaaacacttaaataactatatttgtctgtttcgataaaattttacaatctGTATTAACCTACTTCTAATTAATACATCGGCATACATTTTGCAGACTCGTTTAATACATGggacaaatgaaaaattactcaGTGCTAGGCAGAAGGACTTTGGTTGATAATCTAGGACTAGTGTACTATCCaacacatttataatattttatgattttgttGAAGAGTgaacataacaaaaattacttaCAACTACATTAATCTGCTTGTAAAGTCATTCGTTTTAAACGCCGTCCTTCACTTCCCAAATTGAATAAACGTTTGAGTAAATCATTTGGAGGTATTGACACTCTGTTGTGGTATCTGTCCCTGGACCGCACAATTTCTTCTGTGGCTGATTTAATTGATACATCTCGCACTATAACACTATTGGGCACATATCTGGTATTATTGACAATGATCCGCATTACCTTGTACTGGAACCTCTGCATGGTCTCACTGTTGGAATCCCCTAGAGCTGAATTCCTCATCTCCATACAGGCATAAGGATGCTTCTATActgtaatattttgttttcagttgataatTGGGATTTTCTGCTTATGTGCCAATAAATTAGGTTTAGTTTTACTTTTAACTTCTTCACTTGGTGAATATGTGTTTCTGCCAAGTTGGGTgaatgtatgtatggattttggATTATCGTAtgtgacccaaaggatctattgtgtccccctttcttgctacGAGAGAactcagtgtttacagctgatccgttaatcccactccttttaaaaagtctataaTGTGGGATAGCtgtaattgccagagatcttcgtcttctatttaaAGCGCTATCAGGTGTAGTACTTTGGAGTTCCTTTATCCTCTGGGCGCATTCTAGTCTTGCAttttcaggtgtttgttgaggcgacagtaccccgatagaactcctgttagtattcgtagattatagatacattcagcagatcttctctggtaaTAGTTTCCTAGAAGAGTCTTATCTACCAAGTTAGTCTTTGAAGTGTTTTATGCAAATTTGGATATTGCTTATATTTGGCTGTTCCTTGAGGCAGATGTAGGATAACTCTCTCCGGATAGTATTGGATAGAGATTATAGAGAGTATTAATgtattatataagaaaatgtcTATTAATAAAATAGGATTTTTTAGACAGTAGTATAATCCTTTGTGCCATACTTTATCAAAGGCTTGTGTGATATCTAGGAAAGCTGCTAAACTGTATATGTAGCTTCAAAATCTTTATTCATTTTAGTTTCTAGTCAGTATATTGTCTATTGTTccatgtttattttgaaatctaaaTTGGGAATAGGTGTTGCATTATgacttttatttctattattagtAGTTTATGTTATAACACTATGGTCGCGttaatttgcatttttttatcattttaattatttcagcTAATTCGAACAATCTGCTGATCCGAACAGTGTTTGGTTCCAATTAGTTGGGAACTGTACTTCAAATTTACGAAATACGGTAGCAAGACTTCtacatttattatcattatctttcatttttatttccattcattaaattcgaaaaaatacttCCTCATAATGGTgtgtttcttcttcagttttgtcaaggattatataaaatagatttgtagcattttcatgaattttacAAATGGAGTTCATAAAGAATCAGaagcaaataataatttttgaaagatgtCAGGGTCTTAAAATTTTCTAAGATTCTGATTCTAAATGAATGATTGGAGACTTATCTAATAAATaactgttgaaaataaaataacgtaCAGTAGAGTATCTATTATCTGGACTAATTGATGCATGTCAGTGTCCCATGAAACCTCGCTTAGGAGTaccattttttcttctaatttttaacCAACGGACGTCCGGATGACTTGTATTCGGATAATTGATGCTCTactgtattgaaaaaattatatgaccatataaaattgaataaataaaaaaattaattataattctaTATTCGTCAGGTCCCCTTCAAGGCAGTGGTCAAGAACTCTGGATAGCAGActaaatatcaaacaaaaagaaGCAGTTAACGCCATAACAACACCGTTATGTGTTCATTTACCACCGATTTTGGTGATCGGACCTTTTGGTACAGGAAAAACCTTCACATTAGCTCAGGCTATAAGGGAATTGATTAAAGATTCGACCAACAGAATTTTATTGTGTACCCATTCGAATAGCGCTGCAGATTTGTATATTAAAGATTATCTTGATCAGTGGGTAGAAAATGGCGAAGAAAGTGCAAGACCTTTGAGGATTTACTATACAAAACGTTGGGTATCTACAGTGCATCCTATAGTTCAAAAAGTGAGTTTACTTATATAACCAAGATTAAATTTGAAGTGTATCATGATTTTTTCTAGTACTGTCTCATAAAGAACAATGGAAATTACCGTAGTTTTGAAATACCCACCTTAGATGACATCATGAAACATAAAATCGTTGTTGTAACATTATCTACATCTGTTTACCTATCTGCAATGGGTCTTCCGCAAGGTTTTTTTACACATATCCTCCTAGATGAAGCAGCTCAAGCTATTGAATGTGAGACAGTTACACCGTTAGCTGTAGCACACGATaggtaattaaaattatataaattatttacatcatTAAAATACCGAATTTATTTACTATGACTGTTTCAAATTCTTGACAACACAATATTTTCAGTTCAGTGATCCTCTTTAAATCTTTCtcaagttttatattaataactAATTTAATGATCTaacagtttttttctttaaataattgaatttatacagTGTGTCAAAGACATTATAATATATGGAcgatgaatttatttatttcgactaaattacaaaatatttttaattagtgaAGCCTCTGAagtttctctaattttttatgGAAGCCTatgaattctaaaaaaattgattggacTCTTAAATCCTTGCCCGTGTTTGAAATGAATAATGTAATTTGTGTTATCTTGACTCAAGTACTTAGGATATATTCACCAGTTATGGTTCAATTTTGAACCAACTATTATTGCAAGccttaattttcaattttgtcctAAAAAGTCTGGAATATATCCACAATTTCCATTAATAATGCTTTTATATAACTGTTTTGTTTGATGGAATAGTAAATTCATGCAATATGACTTTTAAAGATTTTGGAGAATATTTGGATATCCTGGAATTATCCTTATTCTTTGTAGCACTCcgcatttatataaatttattcaaactaatAGAGACTTTCAAGTTTGACTTTAAAAACTTGGTCGAAgttataatcaataattaatttaattatctCATAGtgttttcttcaattatttgtatttttacagTGTGACTCAAATACTTTTGAGAATATCGTAGTTTTGCTTTTGGTCTTGGGAAAACTAGAAATATCCTTATTTTTTAACGATTCTTGAAAGTATATGGAAAAATTTGGTATAACTTAAAATACTTTCATGAAATTGATTTGGCTAGATTTGGaataatttaatacaattattaGAATACTAAATGTACATAGAAagattctaaaatattttgttttttggaagTCTTGTCGTTCAAAATTTTAAGAAGTAatacttaactttttttttaatcaatggAATACAAATTTTATGCTGTATGACTCTTAAATATTTGCAGTAATTTTATGTTTCATTCCAGTCTGAAAAATGCTTAATTTTATCCTGTAAAACCTTGATTATGACTCTAATTTCTCATACTTATGCTTTTGTATAACTTTTGTAAATCGAGGGAATGCTAAATTTATGTAGTATGAttctaaaatgttttaaaggatatttttatttgctttatttttaacCCACTGTCTTCAGAAGTTTGTCCTGCAAAACTTGGAATatgttctaaatttttattagtaatacTCCTGCTTAATTGTAAAACAGAATACTGCAGTATTACTGAAATACTTGAGAAGATATTGTTCTTTGTACCATTTTACGTTCACTCATCATCTGATACCTAAAATTGTcctcaattttcaattttgtcctGCAAAACTGGGTTATGCCCTCAATTTTTGGTAgtaatcattttatataactttttaataaaaaaatttatgcagTACATATTACTATTGAATACTTCAGAAGATGTAGTCAGCTGCTTTATGTTTTATCCAATGATCCCTGGAAGCTGGAAGATAtagtcaattttttaattttgtcacggttaaaatggaaatatccTTAATATCCAGTAAAATACTGTACTACTATCACTACGGCCCCCAAAGAGCCTTGGTCTCGTCCCCCACATTCCTCCAGTCATCACGGTCCAACGCTCGGTGTCTCCACCCCCTCACACCTCACAGCTCCCGAAGATCCTCTTCGACATCATCCAGCCATCGTTTACGCGGTCGCCGGCCCTCTGGCTTCTACCGGTACGCTTTGGGAACCCCCGCTCCTCAGACATACGCTCTAAGTGGCCTAGCAATCTGAGTCTGACCCTCTTGAATTCTATCACTAGGTTGGGGCCAGTAGAGCTCGGTGTTTGTACGTCTGCGCTACATGCTCTGCTCGCATACTGGTCCATATATATCGCTCCCAAGTGATGGTAACACCCTGGTGCGAATGTGTATCGTTGTACGGAGAGCGCATGATCTCTTGTATGTGTGGAAGAGCTCGTGCGCACGACGTGTGCCTTGACAGGCCCAGTTCTATGTAAGATGTTCTCTTGTACagatgtttattttattgttattaacaggtaataaaaccttttttacTAGTGACTTGTTTGATTAATCACGTACCTTAACAGCGCAGTTTCCCCTATCTAATGTATTCCTCCCTTTCTCCTAACAACTTGATAAATTCTGATGTTTGGTTTAACATTGTAACTGTTCTTTTTCAGTACAAGGATAGTACTAGCAGGGGATCACATGCAGTTAGGTCCAGATATATTTTCGCCGTTTGCCAAGGAAAGAAATCTTCATATATCTTTACTTGAACGATTATACGATCACTATCCCGGTCAATTTCCATGTAAGATTTTACTATGTGAAAATTACAGGGCGCACGAAAGTATCATACAATTCACTTCTGAATCTTTTTACGACCAAAAATTGATCTCAAGCAGTAAACAAGTAAGTTGATTTTAAATAACTTGTTTAAGTTTGCTGTCTGAAggtcttttaaatattattttaatttaggTTACATGTTACTCactgttattaaatttttttacagccTCGACATGTGAAGTTCTATCCGTTAACATTTTTTACTACCCGGGGAGAGGATATTCAAGACAAAAACTCAACGGCGTTTTACAACAATTCCGAAGTTTATGAAGTTGTCGAACGAGTTTCCGAATTGAAACGGAGTTGGCCGGCCGAATGGGGCGTTTACACCGATCAATCCATCGGCGTAGTCACTCCTTATGCCGATCAAGTGTTTCGTATTAGATCCGAATTAAGAAAACGACGAGTAGATAACGTTTGCGTGGAAAGAGTGCTAAACGTACAAGGAAAACAATTCCGAGCTATTATATTATCAACGGTACGTACGAGAAAGACGTGCTGTACCGATACAGGACGTACCGAAGTCGATTATGGTTTTCTTTCGAATTCTAAACTGTTAAACACAGCGATTACTCGTGCACAAAGTTTAGTTGCTGTTGTAGGGGATCCCATAGCGTTATGTTCATTAGGCAGATGTAGTAAAGTTTGGGAAAGATTTATACAGATCTGTAAGGACAACGACAGTTTATTCGGCATAACTTGGACACAGTTAAAAGTAAgattgcaatttatttttcatatatattttaaataatcaaattttttatagctGCAACTAGACGGTATAGAATTAAAGAAGATTTACACACTTAATCCGCTGGCACCGGAATTTATTCCtcgtaaatataaagaaatggGAATTCTTCCCAATCAAACCAAAGTCGAAGCGAGTATTCCGAAAGAAGTAGTACCTCCACCGCCGCCCCCGACAAGCATAGTATCTCAAATACCTCCTGCGGTTATTTCACCGTTTCCACTTCAAGATTTGAGATTCTTTCCTCAATTATTATATCCGCAACAACCCAGAccgtttttgtttaatttgattCCGCCGCCCATTACAAACGGTTTCAATCAACCGATTCCTTTAGTTAATCCTTCTTTAGTAGTTCAACAACGTCCAACGGGGCCACAATTACAGAAGACCGTTTCTATTCAACCAGTACAAAATATCGCCGTTCAGAGCCCTAAGTGCTCTAACAATACTTCGCACGCTGGTAGTAATAAATTGATACAATTTATGAACAACGTACATTTTCCCGAAGCTAATGTTTTGAATGATTGCGTCAATTTATTGCCACAAAATATGTCGCTAGCAGATATGCTCCTGCAGCCGGCTAGTCTACAAGAAAGATGGTGAGTAGTAACAGAAGAATTCggttgaaataaacaaaataatcgaaaatttgttatacaaaaattaattctcAAACTTAATAGCGTCAAAAACACGCTAAAACATTTGCTTCTCCTAGTTGTTATGTGATAAACttattagtattattagatATGGACAAGCAGGAGAGCTTGTGAGGTTGCTTTTCTTAATTGTCGTTCCTTAGTCCTTATCCTAATACGAGGTATGGTTATTACGTAACGAGACTAAcgctgctacagaaaaagtaacctaacctaaccaaaggTTAGGGACAGTCAACTATTTAGCCTAAAGCCTACTCTTTCGATTGTCTACCGTATCTGTAGACAAATCAGTGTAGCCGTGGCCTTAGTTTGTATAGGGgctgttttttttgttatgtcgTAAAAATGTTCGACGTAGAAATAGAGAAtcgaaatttcacatgaaacttaTAATTGGTTGTAATTGATGGTTGAACATGTTCTTTTGAGTGGTTTGAACGTTTTCAAAATAACCGAGAAGATGATTTACGTTGGGATCGCCCTTTCACttcaaaaacaattgaaaagTCAGTAATCTTGTTCGATCTGACTGTCGTGTTATTCCTTAATCTATAGTAATTTtagatgaaaatttcaacatgCAAAACTGGTACCTCATTCCGCATTGTTTGTCAAGAGATTTCTAGTAAAGTACAATATCCAGTGCTAGACCGCCCACCTTATTCGCCGAACCTTGCACCGTACGACTTCTACCTCTCTCCTAAGTtcaaatctgcattaaaatGACAAGGTTTGAGTATATTGAAGCTGTGAAAGAATTAGATGCGCGCGTCCTGAAGAACTTTATATAAAAAGGCTTCTTGCATTGTTTTGAACAATGGAAGATTCGCATGAAACGATGTAGGGGTAGAGGAAGACTATATATTGAAGGtgttaataaagaaataaacataAGTTAAAACCtgcattaaaaacaaaaatatttgagtatTTCGAAGCTGTGAAAAATATAGATGAGCATGTCATGATGGAATTGACATAAAAAGGCTTCCGGTAGTACTTTGAACAAGATTACCATAGAGTGATGTAGGGTAGAGGAAGACTTTGACTTGTCATTTAATAGCCACGCCTTGtactatttatttacattatttatcatatatgaATATCACATTTCAAAGGTATCCGAACTATAATTCACAAAGGTAGTTATTTTGTAATTCGTTATCAAGATCTCGCCTTAAATTTCATGATGCCTTAGTTTCTTGTTATACTTTTCATTTTCTGGTGTATCCTTTGAGTCGACCAGATGTTTTTGATTGATAAGATTATTATATTGGAATAACATCTACTAACCAATTTATATCTTTTCCCAAGAAGAGTAACCTATAGGTAATTAAGCCTTTCAGtgtatttaatattattcagAGTTGTTGTTACAGGATGGTAGTTAATAACTTGtcacgtttttttataaattgtgcTTGTTTATGGCTGTCTAGTACAATAGCTTCGTTCGTGAAGCTATTTATCATTCAATGTATAAAGCAGTTGCACAGTTTTGAATGAATGAGGGTAGGATTCCATTCACTTCCAAACTTACTGCAAGTCTAAACTTGTCTATGGAAcctcttttttttcttctgtaaGTATGATTATAGTAATACT is a window encoding:
- the LOC130449784 gene encoding probable helicase with zinc finger domain — encoded protein: MTPAAMEMQAQEYLKQKNWVQAIELLNKLLTNNQNSIEQLVSYLTDRAECFLELNNHQAVIIDSKSIIKLCPDQTNYNVCLARKRLIHSLYMIKRFTEADIAAKDWLMLIQESDVNKEIKAVLEALLGNFINCSNSKQKTINLLKILDANFTNGFNTTTKMDKPPPLVSCVYCNVTFSDKCELRAHCQTEAHEMTVMSDDGRDWRWRPPPRGVTSDAYLPCDNWREAGCCRYGLQCVRAHGEEELAEWRERFRYREMRMQRAKEKELFGKSYTEEILEKWSQSSNPNALMCTKVEEVEDQCSCPLSVTVSSKNSLHEWTFYLKTKRPLKAVALLQDTHRNHFFIACIFIKNCKIDLRNNQEWISPLLHQESMLPVEYRIKVVFTTGIYGTFRQSVVFDFSSEPVLVKHICVDVVPDPDLEKINEIRKEITLSISERWTIHNSDIVPFHSTVENANPNEEWEKRLRSMYPCPHAETFLLSHATVAEKKFTKNNYRERMHELLFIEEMARYELVAQYNLTAKLQIAHSYILSPNNMSASTAKYSNNGELFASVSLGKELSEDTSEGRLILMHCNSVYLCLTQEIQHKRRVYEAWIEDKGKNTIYLRLSANTVKELCLTPESDVEVDIQFQLNRIPYCEWHYTLDKMNNFKMIFPETYLEPSIPWSPSRQWSRTLDSRLNIKQKEAVNAITTPLCVHLPPILVIGPFGTGKTFTLAQAIRELIKDSTNRILLCTHSNSAADLYIKDYLDQWVENGEESARPLRIYYTKRWVSTVHPIVQKYCLIKNNGNYRSFEIPTLDDIMKHKIVVVTLSTSVYLSAMGLPQGFFTHILLDEAAQAIECETVTPLAVAHDSTRIVLAGDHMQLGPDIFSPFAKERNLHISLLERLYDHYPGQFPCKILLCENYRAHESIIQFTSESFYDQKLISSSKQPRHVKFYPLTFFTTRGEDIQDKNSTAFYNNSEVYEVVERVSELKRSWPAEWGVYTDQSIGVVTPYADQVFRIRSELRKRRVDNVCVERVLNVQGKQFRAIILSTVRTRKTCCTDTGRTEVDYGFLSNSKLLNTAITRAQSLVAVVGDPIALCSLGRCSKVWERFIQICKDNDSLFGITWTQLKLQLDGIELKKIYTLNPLAPEFIPRKYKEMGILPNQTKVEASIPKEVVPPPPPPTSIVSQIPPAVISPFPLQDLRFFPQLLYPQQPRPFLFNLIPPPITNGFNQPIPLVNPSLVVQQRPTGPQLQKTVSIQPVQNIAVQSPKCSNNTSHAGSNKLIQFMNNVHFPEANVLNDCVNLLPQNMSLADMLLQPASLQERWYNYLRETTGPEAAEKFKYLLHTTNQKGSKILDKNIFERSTPSSCESPTFSWYDSPTNQINFNKPVYMTEKPSTEHHNGVTKDNVSFETFQNGMTEEDLQRHINEEFANLSMDDSDVNEVFKAFTHKSDYVQMNGNTNVSGPKFYKYFQ